The segment TTCACGTCGTCACGCGACGTCAGCGTGACCTCGGTTTCGAGTCCAGGAAACGTCTGATGCAGTTGCTGGGCAACGTCATTATTGGGGACCAATATCCGGCCAGCGTTCTCGGCCGTTTCGCGGGCATAGCGGAGCCAGCGCTTGTCGACCGCCAGCAGTTCCAACTCGGCTCCCCACGCTTCGACCACGTAGGGCACACCTGCCTCCAAGGCCAAATGCCCCAGCAGCCAGACATGCTCAGCATGGACCAGATGCGGATTGAACTCCTGAATCTCGTCGTCGAAGACCGTGCGAAGTTGGTCGCGATATTGATCGACTTGCTGATCGGTCAGGCGCGCGAACGACTGGTGCTCGCTGGCCGCCACGAATCGCGGCGCGGCAAACGGTACCATCGCTGTCGTGTCGCCGGCTCGGCAGACCGCGTGACGCAGCGAAACGCCCGCCGACAGCGAGGCCGCGCGCCCTCCAGCCAACTCGCCTGAATCGACCACCAGCAGACGCACCTGGTGCCCCGCCGCCGCTAGCTGCGAGGCCAGTTGCCCGACGCGCCGGCCGACCGGCGCATCGTCCCAGGGCTCGTGACTGGCGATCAGGATTCGCATGGGGCAAGACTGAGACGAAATGGGGCTCAAATACTCGACCGTTGACGTGGCCGCTGGGTACGGCGTGCCATTAGATCACGTCCCCTTAGCTCTCGCTAGCAACCGGTCAGGGACGCACTGCCGGTGCTGGCATTTGGGCCGGCGGCAGTCGATCTAGGTCCGAACTGCCAGCCTCGCTAGAATGCCCCGCCATTTTAGGAAGTTGGCGCGGCAGGGCGAATCTGACTCGCCGCCAGTCTGCTCGCGCCGACGGTCTACTATCTTATCGTCGAATCAAAGCGAGACGCCACGATGGCGACCAAAAAGGTCCGTCGCTCCGGTGAGGATGCCGTTCCGTTCACCCCAGTCAAGCGCAAGCCGCGCGGCGGCCGGCTCTGGCATTGCTTGATCGTGGCGGCGGTGCTGCTGGTGGTGTTTGCGGCCGCGTTTCCAACCGTGGTCTCGCGGACGCCGTTGGGGCAAAAGCTCATTCATCGCGCCACGTCCGACCTGGACGGCAAGTTGGCCGTCGGCAGCTTGTCGATTGGCTGGTGGTCGCCCCTCGCCGCGCGCGACATCGAACTGACCGACGCCAGCGGACAACTGGTGGCGCGTGTGCCGGCAGTGGAGGGCGACAAACGCCTATGGGACTTGCTTTGGTCGCCACATCAGCTGGGCCGCATTCGGGTCACCAATCCGCAACTGAACGTGGTGCTGGACGATCAGTCGAGCAACCTCGAGCAGATGTTCGCCAAGTACCTAACGCCCAGCGATCAGCCCTCGTCGTCGGCGAGCGTACATCTGCAACTTGAAGTGGTTGACGCCACGATCACGGTGAACGATGCCTTGGCACGTCGGCAATCAGAACTGTCGCAGCTCAATTTTCAAGTCATCGTCGACGGCGCTGATGGTGTGTCCGACATTGCCGCTCGCGGCCTGGCCCGTTCGGCTGACGGAGGCGGACCTTTCCAGGCTCAGGTCTCGCTACGCAGCGCCACCGACGCCCACGGTCGGCAAGTGCCGATGGGGCGTCTGGTCCTCCAGGCCCAGGACTTCCCGCTCGGCTTGCCCCAGGTTCTGTTGCGGCGCTTGCAAACCAACATCCAACTCGCCGGTCGGATGTCGAGCGACTTGAATTGTGAATGGGGTTTGGACCAGTCGGGCAATGTCCGCCAATCGGCCAAGGGACAGGTCAACTTTCGCCAACTCAGCATCCTGGTCCCGAAGCTCAGCGGCGAGCCTCTGCGGCTGGCCCAACTGGATATCCCCTGTGATCTGACGTGGGAGAACAACCAGGCCCGGGTCACACGATTGCAGGCCGTGTGCGACATTGGCAAACTGTCGCTGCAGGCCGACGTGGCCGAGGCGGACAAGCTGCTCGATCTGACGGATGCGCGCGAGATCGCGCGGCATCTGTCGCGCGGCAACAACGAACTGCAAATGCGGGTCGACCTGGCCCAGTTGGCCCGGCTGATGCCGCAAACCCTGCGGGTGCGCGACGACACGCAGGTGGCGTCGGGGCAGCTTGACGTCGAACTCAACACGCGGCGCGAGCCGGCGGGGTACACCTGGCTGGGGCGAATCGAAGCCAGCCGGCTGGTGGCCGTCCACGATGGTCGCGAGGTGAGTTGGGATCAGCCGTTGCGGATCGCGTTCGCCGCCCGTGACGAGCAACGCGGGCTGGTGGTCGATCGCTTGCAGTGCCAATCGAATTTCATCCAGGTCGAAGGGGCCGGCACGGCCGACGCTTGCCAACTGAACAGTACGCTCGACCTGCAACGCCTGAGTCAAGAACTGGGCAAGTTCGTCGATCTGTCGAACATCCGCCTGGCGGGGCGCGGCACGGCCCAAATGGCCTGGCAGCGTCAACCCGACGGCGCGTTCCAGACCGGCGGGCAATTAACTGTCGACGGCTTTGAATTGGCGACGGCCGGCGCTGCGCCCTGGACCGAGCAGCAGTTGGTCTTCTCGTTTGGCGCCCGCGGGTCGTTGGACCAGCAGCAAAACCTGCAGCAAGTCGCGTCGGCCCAGGCAAAGCTGGTTTCGGGCACTGATTTAATGTTATTGAACCTATCCACGCCGGTCGCCCATCCGACGGTGGCCACCAGTTGGCCCGTCGAGCTAAGCATGCAAGGAAGCCTGGGCACCTGGCGGCGTCGCTTGACGCCGGCGATTGGGCCCTTGCCCGGGCTCAACGCCGAAGGGCAGATGCAGGTCACGGGTGTGATGCAACTCTCGTCGTCAGTGGTCGATGTCGAAAAGTGCGAACTCTCGGTCACGCCGCTGCAAGTCAACGGGTGGTCGTTGTTCATCGATGAACCTGCGGCCAAGTGTCGGTTGGTCGGGCGCTGGGATCGCGCGCAGAACTTGCTCGATCTGAAAGAAGCGACACTTGAAACGTCGGTCGCGACGCTCCGTTCGCGCGACGCCCGACTGGGGTTGGCAGCCGCTTCGGCTCACCTGACCCAAGGCGAAATCACCGCCGATGCCAATCTGCACAAGCTGCTCGATTGGTTCCAAGACCCGCGCCAGCCGCGTTCGTGGGAAGTGAGTGGGGCGTTCAAGGGCCGGGCGGTATTCAACTACCAGTCGGGCAAGACCACGCTCACGGTCGACGCCAACGCCGAAAACGTGCTGGCCACGCCGCGCGGCAGCCGCCAGTGGCACGAGCCGAGCATTCGCTGGCTGGCCGCGGCGGAATACGACCGCGAGTCCGACAAGATCGAAGTCAAGCAGTGCGAGCTGCAATCCGACATGCTGGCCTTGCAAGTCGCCGGCAAGCTCGAGGAACTGTCCGCGCGGCGGATGCTGCAAGTTGACGGCCGAATCAATTACGACCTAGCCAAGGTGCAACGAATTGTGGCTCCATACGTGGGGCCGAATTTGCAGTTGGCCGGCCAGCAATCGCGCACGTTTTCGTTCGTTGGCCCGTTGAACACGCCGACTGAACTGCTCGATCCCAAGGATCCGAACGCCTGGCTCAAGCCCTTCACCGGGAGGGCCGAGTTGGGTTGGGATTGGATGAATCTGTACGGGCTGAAAATGAACAAGGCGCAGCTGACGTTCGATCTGCGCGAAGGTTGGCTTCGTTGCTTGCCCGTCGAGTTGCCGATTGGCGGCGGGCGCATGAACCTGGCCCCGGTGGCGCGTTTGTCGCCAGCGCCGGCTGAGTTGCAGCACGCGCCGGCGGTATTGCTCGACCACGTCGAGCTAAGTCCCGAGATGTGCGGCCAGGCGATCGCGTACGCCGCGCCGATGTTGGCTGGCGTGACTCACGCGCAAGGGCAGATTTCGCTAGCCATCAGCGACTGTCGCGTGCCGCTTGCCGCTCCGTCGAAGGGGGACCTGTCAGGCAAATTGACGCTGCACTCGGTCGATATTGCCGGCGGCCCGATCATGCAAGAGCTGGCGATGCTCGTGGGCGCGAACTCGGCGTTGCAATTCAAGCGTGAATCGGAAATGCAGTTCCGCATGGTCAATGGCCGCATCTTCCACCAGGGGCTCGAACTGGCCACGCCGACGATGAGCTTCCGTACCCAAGGTTCGGTCGGTCTCGATCAATCGTTGGCGTTGATGGTCGAAATGCCGGTGCCACAACAATGGCTGGGGAACAATCCGATGAGCTCGCCCTTGCGCAATCAATTGTTGCGCGTGCCGGTCGGCGGCACGATTACCCGGCCGGGACTTGACCGGCAAGAACTCGATCGCCAGGCCGGCGAGCTGTTCCGCAATTCGGCGGCCACGGCCGTGCAAGACGGGCTGAACCGCGGGCTCGATGCGCTGCTCGGCCCGGCGGCCCGCCGCGAAGGAAACACGCGGTAAATACTGTTCCCCGTTCGCGCTCGCCCGGCTAATCGCGCGACCGCCGGCCACGAATTTGATCACTCGCTACGCGCTGAACCGGTCGTCGAACGGCAGCTCGAACGTCTCGGCCACGGGCCGGTTCGTCACTCGGCCATCGATGATGTTGATCGCCCGCGCGAGGGGTCGCGAGCGTTCTGCCGCGGCCACGATTCCTCGCTTGGCAATCTGCAGCACCCAGGGGAGCGTTACGTTGCACAGGGCGTACGTGCTGGTGCGCCCGACGGCCCCGGGCATGTTGGTGACGCAGTAGTGGAGCACGTTGTCGACCATGTAGGTCGGCTCGCTGTGTGTGGTGGGGCGGCTGGTTTCGATGCAACCTCCCTGGTCGATCGCCACGTCGATAATCACGCTGCCTGGCTGCATCAGCTTTAGATCTTCGGCCTCGACCAACCGCGGTGCTTTGGCCCCGGGAATCAGAACGGCGCCAATGACAAGATCGGCTCGGCGCAGATGTTCGCGCACCGTGTGCCGGTCGCTGAACAAGCAATCGACATTCGGCGCGGTGATGTCGTCCAGGTAGCGCAGCCGGTCCATGTTCACGTCGAGCAAGGCGATATTCGCGCCGAAGCCGGCCGCCACCTTGGCGGCGTTGGCGCCGACGACACCGGCACCCAGGATCAGGATGTTGGCCGGCGCGACGCCCGGCACGCCGCCCAGCAGAATGCCGCGACCCATTTGCGGCCGTTCGAGGTATTTGGCCCCTTCCTGGATGCTCATGCGCCCGGCCACTTCGCTCATCGGAGTCAGCAGGGGCAAGCGCCCTTGATCGTCGCTGAGCGTTTCATAGGCGACGGCGGTGATGCCGCTGTTAATGATCGCGTCGGTCAAGGCGCGACTGGCGGCGAAATGGAAGTAAGTAAAGACGATCTGCCCGCGGCGCAGACGCGGCCACTCGACCGGCAGCGGCTCCTTGACCTTGACGATCATTTCGGCCGCGGCGAACAGCTCGTCAGCCGTGGCGACGATGGTGGCCCCGTGAGCGGCGTAGTTCTCGTCGGGTATGCCCGAGCCCAGGCCGGCGCCGGCCTCGATCAGCACCTGGTGCCCGGCGCGGCGGAGTTCCTCGACGCCGACGGGCAGCATGGCCACACGATACTCGTCACGCTTAACTTCCTTGGGCACGCCGATGATCATGCGAGGCTCTCAGTCGTTGAGGGGGGGCGGTCAATGCGCGAAATGGCGATGCGGAGAATCATTCCTCGTCGTCGGGCAATTCGTCGAAGTCCGCGTCAGCATCCTCTTGCCAGTCGGTCGGCAAGGGTATTTCCGCGTCGGCCGCTTCTCCTTTGCGTCGTTTGGCAACGGGGACGGCCTGGTCGTCGAACAGCGGCGGTTCCTTCGGCCGTTTCTCTGCTCCGTCGGCGCTGCGCGAGCGCGTGTAAAGCTTGATCGGCACCTCGGCATAGGGCAATCGCTCGCGCAGCGCGCCGATCAGGTATCGCTGATAGTTGGGACTGATGGCCGACGGGTCGCTGCAAAACAGCACGATCGTCGGCGGCTCGATGCCGACTTGCGTGGCGTAATAAATCTTGGGCCGGCGGTTCTTATAGAGCGGCGGCGGGTTGCGCTCGATGACCGCGCGCAGCACTCGATTCAGTTCGCCAGTGGTCACGCGCGTGCGGGCTTGCTTGAACAACATTTGCCCGTGATTGACCAGAGCCTTGATGTTCTTGCCCGTCTGGCCGGTGATGAAGGCGATCGGCACGTGCCGCATGGTGCGGAACTCGTCGTGCAGGTATTGCGCCCACTCCTCGGTCGAAACCTTGCCGGTGTACAAGTCCCACTTATTCACAACGAACACGCAGGGCTTGGAGTTTTCGTCAATGTACGCGCAAAGCTGCTGATCGACCTGGCTGACCGGCTCGGCGGCGTCGAAGAACATGAACACGACGTCGGCGCGGCGGATGCTGCGCTGGGCTCGATGCAGGCTGTAGTATTCCAGGTCGTTTGCCAGACTCTTTCGCTTGCGCAGCCCGGGCGTATCGATGGCCATCATCGCCTGGCCATCGAGTTCGAACCGAACGTCAACGCTATCGCGGGTGGTACCGGGCACTTCGCTGACGATCATCCGCTCGGTCTGTGACAACGTGTTGACAAAGGTGCTTTTGCCGACGTTGCGACGGCCGACGATCGCCACCTTCATCACCGGGTCGGCCGGAGTTTCTTCGTCAACTTGCTTGGGCAAAGCAGCGAAGACCGCGCTCCACAACTCGTCACGGTTGCGCTTTTCCCGGGCGCTAACACGAATGATGGGATCGCGCCCCAGCTTGTAGAACTCGTCGGCTTGCACATCGAGCGACGGGGCGTCGGCCTTGTTGGCCACGCAGATCACCGGAGCCGGTACATTGCGCAGGCGTTGCGAAATATCGCTGTCCATGGGCGTCAGCCCCGCGCGCGTGTCAACCACGAACAGAATCACGTCGGCCGAATCGATGGCGATCTGAATCTGGCGTTCGACGTGTTCGGTCAGGTTGTCCGCGTCGACGATACCGATGCCGCCGGTGTCGACCAACTCGACAAACCGGTCGTCGTATTCGACTAGTTGCGTGACACGGTCGCGGGTCACGCCGGCCCGGTCATCGACAATGGCCAAGCGGCGGCCGGCCAGCCAGTTGAACAGGCTGCTCTTGCCGACGTTGGGTCGACCGACGATGACAACTTGAGGAACGCCCATGACCGGAAAACCTGGCACGCTGGAGGAACGATCGAGCGGCGCTGCCGGCCGCGCTGCATGGCACTCGGCGCACGGGGGCGCGCGAGAAGCTCGCGCCAAAAGACGACCCCGCAGGAGTCATAGGCAGTTTCGCTGCCGTTCATCATAATGCAGCCGCCCCGAGTCCGGTAGGCATCGCGAAATGCCCCGAACTAGCGGCGTGAATGCACCGCTGGGCCGGCTGACAACGCACGGCCCGAGACACCACCAAGGATAACGCAGCATGGCCAAGTCGGCATCGGCACGCAAAGCCGCCGTCCAAACACTCGAAGCGCTGCAGCGCGCCGGCGTGACCCATTTGCCCAAAGCGCGGCGCAAGGTTTCGATTCACCAGGCCGTGCCAACGGAAGAGCCTGCCGCATCGGAAGTGGCCGTGCCAGCGCCGGTAACTTCGCAATCGCCGATGGTAGCGAAAGCGCCCGCGCCGACGGCGAAAGCGCCCGAGAAAGTTGCTTCGCGCGCGACGACGCCGGCCGAAGCTCAGCAACTGCTGGAGGTCATCCGCCCTGAGGTCGTCGCCTGCACACGCTGCACCGAACTGGCCGAGACGCGGACCCAGACGGTGTTCGGCGTGGGAAACCCGCGAGCGCGGCTGGTGTTCATGGGTGAGGCACCTGGTGCCGACGAAGACAAGCAAGGCGAACCATTCGTTGGTCGCGCCGGTCAGTTGCTGACCAAGATCATCGAAGCGTGCAAGCTGCGGCGCGAGGATGTCTATATCTTGAACACGCTCAAGTGTCGCCCGCCGGGGAACCGCAACCCCGCGCCGGACGAAGTGGCCAATTGTCGGCATTTCTTCGAGCGGCAGTTGAGCATTATTCAGCCTGAGTTCCTGGTCTGCCTAGGCGCGATCGCGGCCCAGTCACTGCTCGAGACCGATGTGACCATCGGCCGGCTGCGCGGCACGTTTCACGAGTACCGGGGCATCCAGGTGGTCTGCACTTATCACCCGGCCTACTTGCTGCGCAATCCCAACGCCAAGCGCGACGTCTGGGAAGACATGAAGATGGTGATGCAGCGAATGGGAGTCGAGCTCTAGGCTTGAACCAATCGCCGGACGCGAGAGGGATCGCGCCGGCGACTGGTGGGGAATAGCCTGGCGAGTTTACTCGGCGCTGTCGCCTTCGAGTTGCTGGCGGTATTCATCGCGCTCGCGACGCGTGGCTTCCAGATCGAAGACCAGGTACTTCATGTCGAGCCGCAACTGGCCCAGCGCGTCTTGGACCAGGTTCATGATTTTGCGGCGGCGCTTGGTGCTTTCGACCACGCGACCGACGAGCGGTTCGAGCCGCACCCGGACTTCCAAAGGCATGGCCTCGATGGCGGCCTTGAGCTCGACCACGTCGTAGGGGAGTTCTTCAACGGCGGGACGAGTGGTCGGGGTGACGGTGCTCATGGTTCGCTCCTCGTGGTGTGGTCTCGGTTGCTGTGCAAGGAGGTAAATGCAGCCGCCGTGCCAGAACGTCGACACGGCGCGACTTGTTTTCGGTAACTCGTTGCCCAGCCACTGGTTACGTAAGCCGCCGAATTAACGAGTTGCGGGGCGCACGTGTTGCCGGAACGCCACAACTCGCCTGGAGGCAAACGCCAAGTGCTGATAAATTAACGCCTTACGTCGTTTCCGCCCGTCGCGGCAACGTGTTGCCAAAGGGCAACATCCGCCGACGAGTGAAGGCGCTCGGGCCAACCGGCCACGGAGATGAGCGCACTCGACTGACCGATGGATTGGTTTCCCGAACGATTCGCGGCGGTGTGGCGCACGCGGTGCGCCGTGGTGTCGCGTTCCGCGCTCGCGGTGTTCACCTGATGCCTAACGCGACAACTCAAAGCCTTGCTGGCGCGATCATCGTCGCGATCGGACTATGCTGCGCGCCTGCGTTGGCCCAGCAAGCGCTGCGCGACGGCTTTGAAAGCGCCGAGTCAGCCTGGCGCGACGGCGGCGGCGACGCGCGGTATCGCTTTGACGTCATCGAGCGCGTCCAGCAAGGAGCCCACACGGGTAACGGCTGCGAGCACGTCGAGCTGTCGGCCGGTGGCAATGGCCACTCGGCTTACCTGGTCTATCCGATCGGCAACGCGCCGGTGATCGCCGAATTGAAGCCGACGGTCTGGCTGCGCGGCGATCGTCCCGGGGCGCAAATGTACTTACGGGCCGTGCTTCCCCGGGCCATCGATTCGCGGACGAATCAGCCGATGACGCTGCTGTTGCCGGGCAGCGGCTATTCAACCGTCGGCCAGTGGCAACAACTGCAAGTCGGCGACCCGGCGTCCGCGCTCAAGCAGCAGACCTGGAACCTGCGCGTGCAGCATCGAATGGTGATCGACACGCGCGAAGCGTACATCGATCAGGTCGTGCTGAACCTCTACGTCGGCGACGGCAAATCTCACATGTTCATTGATGATCTGGAAGTGCGCGGCGTCGTCACGCCAGCCAGCGAGCCGGCGTCTGGCACGCCCGCCACGCCGGTGACAATGACGGGGCAGGGGACGACGGACGCCGCGCGTCAGACGGCGGTAGAGTTGTCGAATGGCAGCTTGCTGATCGATGGCCGGCCATTCTTCCCGCGATTTGTCGAGTACCGCGGCGAGCCGCTCCGGCGCTTGCGCGATCTTGGATTCAATGGAGTCGTGTTCGAGACACAACCTGCGGCCGAGCAGTTGCTCGAAGCGCGGCAACTAGGGTTGTGGCTCGTTGCTCCGCCGCCGATGGACGGCGGCGACGGCCCGGTCGGCCGCGACGGCGTATGGGGGGCCGAGTACGACGCGGTGGCGGCCTGGCATCTGGGCTCGGGTTTGACCGATGCCGACCTGGAAACCACGCGTAAGCTGGCCGAGTCGATTCGCCGCCGTGACCGGCGGATGTTGCGACCGCTGGTCGGTATGCCGATCACGCAGCTCATGCCCTACAGCCGGGTGCTCGACGTGGTGGTGTTCGCGCGTGATCCGCTGGGCACGTCCTTCGAGCAGGCCGACTTCCGCGACTGGATTGAACAGCGGCTCCGCCTGGCCCGGCCGGGCACACCTTGTTGGGTAACGGTGCAAACCGAGCTAGCGCCGGAACTGTTCGAGCAAATGACGCTCCTTTCCCAGGGGCGCGCGCAGCCGCCGCGAGTGTCGGTCGAGCAAGCACGCGCGGTCGCCTTTTCGGCCATTGCCGCCGGGGCGCGTGGGGTGGTGTTCCGCTCGAACAATCGGTTGGATGCCAACGACGCGGCCACGCAGTATCGCGCGGCGCTGGTCGAGCTGATGAATCTGGAACTGCAATTGCTTGAACCGTGGACAGCGGGGGGAAGCCAGGTCACCACGGTGTCTGGCGTGCGCTATGACCCGCCCAATCTCAGCGGCGGCCCGCGCCAACTTCGCCCGATGGGCGATCCCAAGCAGATGATCAACCCAACGCTGACCATCAGCCCTGACGTGCAGGGGCTGATGCTCCAGACCGAACGGGCTCGGCTGCTGCTGCCGGTCTGGCAGGGCAAGGGGGCGCAGTACGTTGCTGGTCAGAGCGCCGCCAACAACTTGTCGTTCATTCTGCCAGGCGTGCCCGAGTCGACCGAGGCGTACGAGCTGACGCCCGGTGGGTTGCGTCCGCCATTCAAGCGTCAACGTGTCACCGGGGGCGTGCGGGTCACGTTTGACGAAGCCGGCATGTCGTCGATGGCCGTGTTGACGCAAGACCCGCTGGTCGTGCGCTCGCTTTCGCAGCGCTTGGCCGAAACGGGACGCCGCACGACCGAGTTGCAGCGCTGGCTGGCCGGCGAGGCGTTGACCCAAGCGACCGAAATCGACATTCAACTCACGGCGGCCGGACGACCGGTCCCCGAGGCGACGCCGTACTTCAGCGCCGCCCGGGCGAACATGCAACTCTCCGATCAGCGGCTGGCCGAGAACGATTTGGCCGGCACTGTTCTGGCGGCCCGGCGGGCGCAGCGCCCCGTGCGGCTGGTCGAACGCGCCCATTGGCAGGCGGCCACGCGCTTGTTGCCTTCGCCCGCGTCGAGCCCGCTGGCGGCGTCGATTTCGACGCTGCCTGAACACCTGGTTTTCAGTTCGACCTTGGCGACGATACGATGGCAGCCCAATCGATTGCCCGAGGGAGATTTCGAGGACATTGGCCGGATGGTCAACGCCGGCTGGCAACGGCTGCAATACCCTATCGATGGCGTCAAAGCCGAGGTTGATTTGTCGACGACCTTCCGGCACGGGGGCGT is part of the Planctomycetota bacterium genome and harbors:
- a CDS encoding glycosyltransferase, which encodes MRILIASHEPWDDAPVGRRVGQLASQLAAAGHQVRLLVVDSGELAGGRAASLSAGVSLRHAVCRAGDTTAMVPFAAPRFVAASEHQSFARLTDQQVDQYRDQLRTVFDDEIQEFNPHLVHAEHVWLLGHLALEAGVPYVVEAWGAELELLAVDKRWLRYARETAENAGRILVPNNDVAQQLHQTFPGLETEVTLTSRDDVNTPAGRDKLLDVYRAVVRARCGDVPLD
- the ald gene encoding alanine dehydrogenase — protein: MIIGVPKEVKRDEYRVAMLPVGVEELRRAGHQVLIEAGAGLGSGIPDENYAAHGATIVATADELFAAAEMIVKVKEPLPVEWPRLRRGQIVFTYFHFAASRALTDAIINSGITAVAYETLSDDQGRLPLLTPMSEVAGRMSIQEGAKYLERPQMGRGILLGGVPGVAPANILILGAGVVGANAAKVAAGFGANIALLDVNMDRLRYLDDITAPNVDCLFSDRHTVREHLRRADLVIGAVLIPGAKAPRLVEAEDLKLMQPGSVIIDVAIDQGGCIETSRPTTHSEPTYMVDNVLHYCVTNMPGAVGRTSTYALCNVTLPWVLQIAKRGIVAAAERSRPLARAINIIDGRVTNRPVAETFELPFDDRFSA
- the der gene encoding ribosome biogenesis GTPase Der, producing MGVPQVVIVGRPNVGKSSLFNWLAGRRLAIVDDRAGVTRDRVTQLVEYDDRFVELVDTGGIGIVDADNLTEHVERQIQIAIDSADVILFVVDTRAGLTPMDSDISQRLRNVPAPVICVANKADAPSLDVQADEFYKLGRDPIIRVSAREKRNRDELWSAVFAALPKQVDEETPADPVMKVAIVGRRNVGKSTFVNTLSQTERMIVSEVPGTTRDSVDVRFELDGQAMMAIDTPGLRKRKSLANDLEYYSLHRAQRSIRRADVVFMFFDAAEPVSQVDQQLCAYIDENSKPCVFVVNKWDLYTGKVSTEEWAQYLHDEFRTMRHVPIAFITGQTGKNIKALVNHGQMLFKQARTRVTTGELNRVLRAVIERNPPPLYKNRRPKIYYATQVGIEPPTIVLFCSDPSAISPNYQRYLIGALRERLPYAEVPIKLYTRSRSADGAEKRPKEPPLFDDQAVPVAKRRKGEAADAEIPLPTDWQEDADADFDELPDDEE
- a CDS encoding uracil-DNA glycosylase, with amino-acid sequence MAKSASARKAAVQTLEALQRAGVTHLPKARRKVSIHQAVPTEEPAASEVAVPAPVTSQSPMVAKAPAPTAKAPEKVASRATTPAEAQQLLEVIRPEVVACTRCTELAETRTQTVFGVGNPRARLVFMGEAPGADEDKQGEPFVGRAGQLLTKIIEACKLRREDVYILNTLKCRPPGNRNPAPDEVANCRHFFERQLSIIQPEFLVCLGAIAAQSLLETDVTIGRLRGTFHEYRGIQVVCTYHPAYLLRNPNAKRDVWEDMKMVMQRMGVEL
- a CDS encoding transcriptional regulator produces the protein MSTVTPTTRPAVEELPYDVVELKAAIEAMPLEVRVRLEPLVGRVVESTKRRRKIMNLVQDALGQLRLDMKYLVFDLEATRRERDEYRQQLEGDSAE